The Candidatus Ancaeobacter aquaticus DNA segment TAGCATATAACTTATAGCTTACAGCTGGAGTAATTAGAAATGAAAACAATCTGTTATATTTTCCTTATCTGGTGATGGTCCAACCACTGACAGATTTAGGGACGCATCAACAAATAACCGCTTTGCCAGATTGGCAATATCGACTTCCGTAACAGAATTAATCTTGCGCATAATTTCATCAAATGAATCTACCGTGCCTGTTGTTAGTAACGATTCACCAATCCAGAGCATATAATCAAATGTTTTCTCACGATTCATGGCTATTTGGCCAAAACAATATTCTTTTGCTCTGGATAGCTCTTGCTTATCTATAAGGTCAGAACGTAACTTATGCAGTTCATTAATAATAAGGCGAATGCATTTTATAAGTTTGTTAATATCTGTTCCAACATTAATAATTAAAACTCCCGTATCAACAAATTTCTCTATTGAAGTTTGTATGTCATATGCAAGTCCATGCTGTTCCCGTATAACTTGAAAAAGGCGTGAACTTGCGTTTTCTCCGAGAATAACCGAAAGTAATTTTAGTGCATATATCTCAGGGTCTGTTCTCGCGAGGGCTCTTATGCCGATAGATACATAGCATTGTTCAACATTTTTTTTTGTGATCTTAATACACGGTTTTGTTTGCGATATTTCTGCTGGTAGAAAACATGGTTTTTCTTTATCATTTTTTTGAGAGAAATATTCAGTTACAAGATTTTCTAGATATGAATGTGTTACATTTCCAACGGCAGAAATAACGATATTGTCTAAAGTGTACATACTATTTTTATATGAGTGCAATGTCGCTCTATCAATATTCTTTAATGTATCAAGTGTTCCAATAAGCGGCCTTCCTAAAGAGTGTTCAGGCCACAGTATTGATAAGAGTACGTCCTGCACATGTTGGGAAGGCATATCTTGATACATACAGATCTCTTCTTTTATGACATTAATCTCTTTTTGCAACTCGTCAGTATCGATTTTTTGATTGAAGTATATATCTGATAATACATCAAATGCCACCCCCGTATGGAGGGCAGGCACTTTTGCAGTATAACAGGTACATTCTTCAGCTGTAAAAGCATTTAATGTTCCTCCTATCCCTTCAATATCACGATATATTTCGTAGGTTTTTCTTTTTTCAGTGTCTTTAAAAGCGATATGTTCAAGAAGATGAGATATACCATTTAATTTTTTTTCTTCGTGTCTGCCACCGACACCTACCCATATACCCATAGATACTGATGCCATATGCGGCATTTCTGAAGTTATTAACCTTACCCCATTACTATAGTGTGTTATTTTATCCATTGTTTACTTTCTGCTCTTTTTTCTGATAATTTCATTTGGATACGCTTTGCCTTGTATCTTAACTGAAACAATCTCATTATAGTTTGCTTGAGTGATAGGGAAATCTTCCTTGTTCTTCATTTCCAATATCTTTTCATTGTGATCTGATCCAATATGTGGATTTAAAAATTCAATACTATCATCTACCCTTAACGTATTTTTTAATTTTATAAAAACAGAGTCATTTTTTACCTCAGTTACAACTCCCATAAATAGATGGTTTCCGTCATCATGATCTTTTTCGTATAATTGCGCAGATGAATCAGGCGTTCCGAAGTAAAAACCTGTTGAATATCCCCTATGAGGTATTTTATCGAGTTCATTTTCAAATTCGTTAATAAGTTCTTTTGTAAAATGTCCTTCCTTATAAGACTGCATTGCTTTTTTATATATTCGCGTTACATTACCGAGGTAATATATACTTTTCATTCTTCCTTCGATTTTGAACGCATCAACACCGATATCACAGAGTTCTTTTATATAACGCACCATGGAAAGATCTTTTGCGCTAAAAATACGTGTACCGTTTTCATCTTCTTCTACGGGCAGTATTAGTCCCGGTCGTTTTTCCTCCATAACAGAATATTTCCATCGGCACGGCTGGGAGCAATCACCTTTATTGGCGTTTCTATCACTCAAATAGTTAGAGATAAGACATCTTCCTGAATAAGATACACACATAGCCCCATGCACAAATACTTCCAATTCACATGCTACTTTTTTTCGTATTTCTTCGATTTCTTGTAGCGATAATTCTCGTGCAAGTATAATTCTTTTAATTCCGCAATCTGTCCAGAATTGTGCACTCGCCCAGTTAGTTACATTGGCCAAAGTTGAAAGATGAATATTGAATTCTAGCTTTTCTTCCTTAATTAAATGCAAAATGCCAGGATCAGAAACAATAATGGCATCTACAGAAACTTCGTGTAAGAAATGAAGATATTTTTTAATATCGCTCATTTCGTTGTTTCGAAGAAAAATATTGACTGCGGCATACACTTTTTTATTAATGCTGTGCGCATATGACACTGCCTGGTGCAGTTCACTGTCTGAAAAGTTCGGGGCACGTTTTCTCATCCCGTAATGATTGTCTGAAAGATATACTGCATCAGCCCCATAATGATATGCAAAACGCAGCTTTTCAATATCACCTGCCGGTGATACAAGTTCAATATTTTTCATCTTATACTATAACTCTTGGTTAGTTGTTTCTTTTGTTTTCTTTATATCAAGATATGTCTGCAATATGAGTTGGGCTGCTATTGCATCGACTCTCTTTTTTCTCTTTTTGCGCGATAAATTTCCTTCAAGCATAGATCGATGAGCTATGACTGTTGTTAATCGTTCATCTACGAATTCACAGGGAATATTACTGAATTTTGAAAAAGTTTCTGCAAACTTTTCTACAATATAAGCTCTGAATCCTTTAGAGCCGTCCATATTTAGAGGCATACCTAATACAATTAATTCCACATTGTGTTCAGATATTATTTTATTAATTTCTTGTATGTCACTTTGTAGTGATGTGCGGGTAATTACTTTAAGCGATTGCGCAGTGAAAAGCAATTCATCACTCATCGAAACACCGATTCTTACATCACCAATGTCTAAACCTAATATTCTCATATAACTCCTTATACATTATGTTACAGCAGATCAGATATAGTCTTGAGGAAAGGGAACGCTAAATGTACTGTGTGTATTTTTTGTGATTTTTTAATTGTTCAACAAGCTTTTTTATTTCCTCGCTCTTTGATCTATCACATATGAGGAGTGCGTCTCTTGTTTTTACAATAATCAGGTTTTTCACTCCAGAAACAGCAATAACCCCATCATCAGATACAATAAGACTGTTATGTACATCCTCAAGAATAACTTCACCTTTTTGCGCGTTGTTGTGCCTATCATGAGAAAGATACTTATTATAACTTTCCCACGAACCAATATCGTCCCAGTAAAACACCCCTTTAGTAACAATAATATTCTGTGATTTTTCCATGATGCCATAATCAATTGAAATTTTTTCCAATCGATGGTAAACATCTTTTACTTTAGATGAAAAACATTTTTTACCTATATAATTATTCAAAGCACTAATATCTTTTGAAAGAGATGGAAGATATTCATTAATTGCAGAGAGTATAGTGGAAACTTTCCATACAAACATACCGCTGTTCCATAAGTATTTATCCGAGGCAACAAACTTTTTCGCCTTAAGGGACGTTGGCTTCTCCTCAAATCTGTCTACATGATGAAAAACTGATTTTGAATCATACCTCATTTTTTTACCGGTTTTAATATAGCCATATCCGGTGTGAGGCGTCCGCGGAACAATTCCTATAGTTACCAGCACATTGTTTTTATCACACATTTTAGCTGAGTCAATAATTGTGCGTTTAAAAAGGTTATTATCTTTAATGATATGGTCTGCCGGCAATACAACCATCACTGCATTCGGATTTCTTTTTGCAATAATTGTTGCAGCAAGCGCAATACAGGGGGCAGTGTTTCTCCCTACCGGTTCAGCGATGATATTACTCTTTTTAATATACGGAACTTGTTTTATTGTTGCTTTGACATGTTTTTCATTCGTTACTATGATTATATTCTCTACCGAGGTAAATCGACTCACACGTTCAATTGTTTCCTGCAACAATGTTTTAGTGCTGGTTAATGGCAATAACTGTTTAGGGGTATCCTGCCGCGACATCGGCCAAAAACGTTCTCCGCTTCCCCCAGCCATAATAACAGTATAGAGATCCTTTTGTATTTTCATACTAACCCTTTTATAAACTTTTTAACATGTGGTACCGGATTATTTTGATTCGCTTCAATAAGGCGAACAATTGCACTACCAATCACAACAGCATCAGTATATGTTGATAGCTCTTTTACTTGTTTTTTTTCTGAGACACCAAAGCCGACAGCAATAGGCAACTTTGTATATTTCTTTACCCGTCGGATCATTTTTTTTGTTTCTATCAAAGAACTTGTTTTTGAACCAGTAACACCGGTTCTTGATACACAATAAATAAATCCGT contains these protein-coding regions:
- a CDS encoding pitrilysin family protein encodes the protein MDKITHYSNGVRLITSEMPHMASVSMGIWVGVGGRHEEKKLNGISHLLEHIAFKDTEKRKTYEIYRDIEGIGGTLNAFTAEECTCYTAKVPALHTGVAFDVLSDIYFNQKIDTDELQKEINVIKEEICMYQDMPSQHVQDVLLSILWPEHSLGRPLIGTLDTLKNIDRATLHSYKNSMYTLDNIVISAVGNVTHSYLENLVTEYFSQKNDKEKPCFLPAEISQTKPCIKITKKNVEQCYVSIGIRALARTDPEIYALKLLSVILGENASSRLFQVIREQHGLAYDIQTSIEKFVDTGVLIINVGTDINKLIKCIRLIINELHKLRSDLIDKQELSRAKEYCFGQIAMNREKTFDYMLWIGESLLTTGTVDSFDEIMRKINSVTEVDIANLAKRLFVDASLNLSVVGPSPDKENITDCFHF
- a CDS encoding peptidase U32 family protein; protein product: MKNIELVSPAGDIEKLRFAYHYGADAVYLSDNHYGMRKRAPNFSDSELHQAVSYAHSINKKVYAAVNIFLRNNEMSDIKKYLHFLHEVSVDAIIVSDPGILHLIKEEKLEFNIHLSTLANVTNWASAQFWTDCGIKRIILARELSLQEIEEIRKKVACELEVFVHGAMCVSYSGRCLISNYLSDRNANKGDCSQPCRWKYSVMEEKRPGLILPVEEDENGTRIFSAKDLSMVRYIKELCDIGVDAFKIEGRMKSIYYLGNVTRIYKKAMQSYKEGHFTKELINEFENELDKIPHRGYSTGFYFGTPDSSAQLYEKDHDDGNHLFMGVVTEVKNDSVFIKLKNTLRVDDSIEFLNPHIGSDHNEKILEMKNKEDFPITQANYNEIVSVKIQGKAYPNEIIRKKSRK
- the ruvX gene encoding Holliday junction resolvase RuvX, with product MRILGLDIGDVRIGVSMSDELLFTAQSLKVITRTSLQSDIQEINKIISEHNVELIVLGMPLNMDGSKGFRAYIVEKFAETFSKFSNIPCEFVDERLTTVIAHRSMLEGNLSRKKRKKRVDAIAAQLILQTYLDIKKTKETTNQEL
- a CDS encoding mannose-1-phosphate guanylyltransferase, with product MKIQKDLYTVIMAGGSGERFWPMSRQDTPKQLLPLTSTKTLLQETIERVSRFTSVENIIIVTNEKHVKATIKQVPYIKKSNIIAEPVGRNTAPCIALAATIIAKRNPNAVMVVLPADHIIKDNNLFKRTIIDSAKMCDKNNVLVTIGIVPRTPHTGYGYIKTGKKMRYDSKSVFHHVDRFEEKPTSLKAKKFVASDKYLWNSGMFVWKVSTILSAINEYLPSLSKDISALNNYIGKKCFSSKVKDVYHRLEKISIDYGIMEKSQNIIVTKGVFYWDDIGSWESYNKYLSHDRHNNAQKGEVILEDVHNSLIVSDDGVIAVSGVKNLIIVKTRDALLICDRSKSEEIKKLVEQLKNHKKYTQYI